The Zalophus californianus isolate mZalCal1 chromosome 6, mZalCal1.pri.v2, whole genome shotgun sequence DNA window aaatttaatatttcttaatatttgtcTTAAGTTTTTGAGGTAGACAATTGTGTGATTtgtgaatgaatatattttgctACCTTCCCGTCAGTAATACTATTTGATTTAATCATATTGACCATATCATATGATTGAAACAGTGCTGCAGGCTTCCTTCTTTATATTACTGATTTTGATATTTCATCTGTAATCAGATTTTAACTACTGGCTTAAAAATTCTATTagaatcatattaaaaatatttcttaatcttttctaatttactaagagtttttatcaggaatcAATTTTGAAACTTACCCAGTGTCTGTTTAGGACATTCATTCCCTATAATTTTCATGGAAATATCTTCTGAAAACAAATACTACTCCTCTCTTTTCAAAGTATTAGGAGATATATGCTGTGGGAGTTCAAGAATTTTCTCTTGACACAACCCACTAGAGGGCTTTAAGTAGGAAAGCCACATGATTGTATTTGACTTTTGATAGACACATCTCAAATCAAACTATAGAATGGACTGGACTTGCGGAAGAATGGAGCAGAAAGATCCTGAGTACCCTTTTCAATTGTCAAGATGGGAAAATACATAGACTAGAAGCAGAATAAAATGacaagagaaatggagagaaattattaagaaatatttgaCAATAAAATTTGTGCAACTAGGGTGGATATAGGGCATCTGGGAAAATGGTAATGATATTATTAAAACACTGGAGTGAAATATAATGAGTTCAGTTCTGACACATTAACTTGAAGGTGGAGGCCAGACTTGGAATTTGTGTGAATTGCATACAGCTTTAAATATCTTGGTCTGGAGTCCAGTGATAAATCTACAGACAGAGAAGTGCCCATGTAGATACtacaaaacagaaggaaggagatCATTTGTGACTTTTAGTTAATGACTCTACATGCATCTTGGGTCCCAGATATATTTTGAACTTTTCACTATTACTTTAGTATATGGGTTTAGAATTTCATGGTTGCTTCACCTTTAGGCATAATATTAGCATCAAATGCAGGAAAAATGGACCAGGAAAATCCATCTGTACATGAAGATATGTctttatttgggaaagaaaacCCTCCACAGATGACATTGATTTACAACTCACTGAACACTTCTGGGCCCTGTGAACTCATCTTACACCACCCAGGgccaataaaaatgtaattatagtaACTGGTTTAGAAAAATCATGTTAATATACTTTCAAGGTGGATAGGGCTACGCCCCTCCTAACTGAAGTGATTTCAGCCTCACTACCTGAACAAACAGAATTTCTATTGGCAAGAAGTGGAAGGGGAATGGCCTTTTAAAGAAGGCCAAAGCAGAAGTAATTACAGAAACAAGGGCATGATAAACAGGATCAAATCCTGCAGAAAGATCAAGGTAAATAATAACTAAAAGTGATTATTACATGAGGTATCTGGAATCCAAAGCTTCTTTCTAACAAACAGGAAATCTGTGGACACCATTTTTAGCTTATGAATGAACAGAAAGTATGGACCAGCTTGCCAATGAAgagttggagagagaaaaaattggaaaagatacagagatttgatttttttcaaaagaaagttcACTATGCTAATAATAGGTCATAATACTAATGCTATGCTTGTTATAGGTCAAGGaaatttaaagaggaagaaaaataattgatgGGTCTTGGGTAAGACCTGGGATATATTTGAAGGGGCTGTCCTTGAAGACCATAGTGCCATGATCTAGATCAGGAATTCTGGTGTCCTGCACCTGTAGATACAAATTCTGGCTCTGACAACTGATCCCTCTGGAATTCAGTTTCTCCACTGATAAAATGAATCTAATAAAACAGTTACTATCTTATGGAATTGtataaagttaaaatgagataatgtgctTAGTACAGTGGCTTGTAAGGAGGAATAAATAAGTGTTAATCTATTAATATTATctttgcttaataaatatttccttactAACAGGTATTTATTCTCTCATatccaatattttatttgatatagagATCTATGCATGTATCATGACAATATGTCTTGAACAAAGCATTATGAATAATTTCAATCTGAAGACCTGACATGCATGATaaattgtacaaaaaaaaaaaaaaaacatgggatAAGGTGAAGCAAGGTGAAATTTATTAAAGAGTTTCAGCCTTAAGATGTCTATTTGACCAGTGAAATAAAATATCCAGCTGACAAGAATATGCAAGTTAGTATGTGAGCATTAATGTGAAAGTGACAGAAATGTTAGAGATTATTCGGTTGTGAGAATACCTACATAAGTGGTCAGGGGAAATGTCTTGAGatcagtgaaaggaaaaaaaaattgcctgatAATGGAATAAGAAGGAAATATCCCCAATTAATCTCCATCTAAAgtactcaaattttttttctattttatataatcaCTCCCCTGATAAttatagtaattctatttctttgtattttttcttttccaattataTGATTTCTAACTCTAGAATATGAACCATACAACAAACTAGCAGCATAAATAGGAAACCTGCATTTgatttctggtttgtttgtttgcttgtttgtttttgtttgtttgttttttagagagggaagggagaggggcagtgaagagggagagggagagaatctcaaataggctccacactgagggacggagtctgatgtggggcttgattttacagccctgacatcatgacctaagccgaatcaagagttggacacttaactgactgagccacccaggcgccccagaaaaccTACATTTGTACCATGATTCtcactcttctttattttctatcctcAGGTGATTTGAAATCAGCTCTTCTGCCCAAGTCAATGGATGGACTAAATGATTCAGTGGTTTCCGAGTTTGTGTTGCTGGGACTCTCTAGTTCTTGGGAAACTAAAGTTTTTCTCATATTGATTTTTTCCTCAATCTATTTAGGGATCCTAGgaaatctcttcattttctttttggtaatttttgattCTCACCCTACATTCTCCTATGTACTTCCTGCTAGCCAACCTGTCACTCATTGACGTAGGGCTTTCCTCTACGACAGTCCCAAAGATGATTAGGGACCTTTTAAATGATTACAAGATAATTTCTTTCCAAAGCTGCATGACACAGATATGCTTCATCCACATTATGGGAGGAGTGGAGATGGTGTTACTCATAGCCATGGCATTTGACAGGTACACAGCAATCTGTAAGCCTCTTCACTACCTGAACATCATGAACCCTAAAATATGTGTTTCATTTGTAATTGCTGGCTGGGTAACTGGGGTGATCCATGCTATGTCTCAATTGGCTTTCATTATAAACTTGCCCTTTTGTGGTCCTAATGAAGTAGACAGCTTTTACTGTGACTTTCCCAGGATCATAAAACTCGCATGCACAGATGGAGACAAGTTTGAGTTTATTATTGCTGCCAACAGTGGCTTCATGAGCATGAGCACCTTCTTCTTGCTAATCCTTTCTTATATCTTCATTTTGGTCATTGTCTGGAAACGTTCTTCAGGAGACTTATCCAAAGCATTTGTCACTCTGTCAGCTCACATTACTGTGGTGGTTCGTTTTTTCACTCCATGCATGTTTCTCTATGTCTGGCCTTTCCCCACATCATCAATTGATAAATACCTGTTCATTGCTGACTTTGCTATTACCCCTGTCTTGAATCCTGCCATCTACACATTACGGAACAAAGACATAAAGGTAGCCATAAAAAGATTGGGCAAACAGGGACATTATGTCAAATTTTGCTGACTGAATCTGGCTTTAGAGTTCTAAAACTATATATCTATCAGCCTATTGAATATTTTCACGAGGTTTCTGATACTTAACACATCCAGATCTGGGTATAACACCTACCTCACTGAATAGGTATCTACTTCTGTAGAGCATTTACTCATTACCTTTGCTACCATGGAAATTGTGAATCCACTACAATATGGGTTGTTTTAGCAGACAGCATCACTATCtactaaataatatttataactgAAATTATGATCCTTTTGATAATAGAAGGATATAATTACTTCTCTTCCACTTCCCATAGGTTTGCAAATAAACTGCAAACTTGCTTTGGAGACTGTCAGGAATCATTATATCAAATATATGTAGGACTAGTAACTCTATCTAGTTACTCAGGTTGTACTCCCTCAGAAGAAGATCCAAAGACAAAAATTGATTGTCAGTAGTTTATTTGAAAGCTGATTTTTGGAAACATCATTAAGGATGTGGAAATTGAGACTAAGACATGAAAGATGCTTATGTTGATAAATGTAACAAAGTTCAAGCCTATGATGGTCCACTAAGGGACTCTATAAATTGTGGCTTAGAATTGCCTAATTGAAGGTAAAGGAagctggagaatttttttttttcattttcatagagTGTGTTAACTCCTTAGTATGTCTAGACTTTCCCACACAGAATAC harbors:
- the LOC113909917 gene encoding LOW QUALITY PROTEIN: olfactory receptor 4F21-like (The sequence of the model RefSeq protein was modified relative to this genomic sequence to represent the inferred CDS: deleted 1 base in 1 codon); this encodes MDGLNDSVVSEFVLLGLSSSWETKVFLILIFSSIYLGILGNLFIFFLVIFDSHLHSPMYFLLANLSLIDVGLSSTTVPKMIRDLLNDYKIISFQSCMTQICFIHIMGGVEMVLLIAMAFDRYTAICKPLHYLNIMNPKICVSFVIAGWVTGVIHAMSQLAFIINLPFCGPNEVDSFYCDFPRIIKLACTDGDKFEFIIAANSGFMSMSTFFLLILSYIFILVIVWKRSSGDLSKAFVTLSAHITVVVRFFTPCMFLYVWPFPTSSIDKYLFIADFAITPVLNPAIYTLRNKDIKVAIKRLGKQGHYVKFC